One window of Nymphaea colorata isolate Beijing-Zhang1983 chromosome 1, ASM883128v2, whole genome shotgun sequence genomic DNA carries:
- the LOC116253635 gene encoding leucine-rich repeat protein 1-like, which yields MDRLVLCCTVFLFLLPLACSNSEGDALYALRRSLTDPDNVLQSWDPTLVNPCTWFHITCNQDNRVTRVDLGNSNLSGHLVPELGKLEHLQYLELYKNNIQGTIPTEVGDLKSLVSLDLYNNNISGTIPPSLGKLKSLVFLRLNNNQLTGRIPRELASIRSLKVVDVSSNNLCGTIPTTGPFEHIPLSNFENNPRLEGPELQGLVVYDTNC from the exons ATGGATAGGCTGGTCCTGTGCTGCACCGTCTTCCTGTTTCTCCTTCCGCTCGCCTGTTCGAATTCCGAAGGCGACGCCCTTTATGCTCTAAGGAGGAGCTTGACCGACCCCGACAACGTCTTGCAGAGTTGGGATCCGACGCTCGTGAACCCTTGCACCTGGTTCCACATCACCTGCAATCAGGACAACCGCGTCACTAGGGT GGACTTGGGGAACTCAAACCTTTCTGGTCATCTGGTACCTGAGCTTGGAAAGCTCGAGCATCTGCAATATTT GGaactttataaaaataacattcaAGGGACAATTCCTACAGAAGTGGGTGATTTGAAGAGCCTTGTGAGCTTGGACTTATACAACAACAACATTTCTGGAACTATTCCTCCCTCTCTGGGAAAATTGAAATCTCTTGTGTTCCT GCGTCTTAACAACAACCAGCTGACTGGAAGAATCCCTAGGGAGCTTGCCAGTATTCGGAGCCTTAAAGTTGT AGATGTTTCTAGCAATAACTTGTGTGGAACTATTCCCACAACTGGTCCTTTCGAGCACATACCCTTAAGCAA CTTTGAGAACAACCCGCGCCTGGAGGGCCCAGAGTTGCAGGGTCTGGTTGTGTACGACACAAATTGCTGA
- the LOC116253645 gene encoding uncharacterized protein At5g64816 — protein MVDLWWVVVGAAVPALAAAQAARMRKKKADEEQMIKKKSSDDIFVCERVCTSKRMLKKVGSFSKEPTPDTCVTVCGVSQIDACADACARTVCVLPHHVPNWNDVCLRRCQSECLKLSSSRY, from the coding sequence ATGGTGGATCTGTGGTGGGTGGTGGTAGGGGCAGCGGTACCTGCGCTAGCAGCTGCGCAGGCGGcgaggatgaggaagaagaaggcggACGAGGAGCAGATGATCAAGAAAAAGAGCTCCGATGACATCTTTGTGTGCGAGAGGGTCTGCACTTCTAAGCGGATGCTGAAGAAGGTTGGTTCCTTCTCCAAGGAGCCAACGCCGGACACATGCGTTACCGTCTGCGGCGTCTCCCAGATTGACGCCTGCGCCGATGCCTGCGCCCGCACTGTCTGCGTCCTTCCGCACCATGTCCCCAATTGGAACGACGTGTGCCTCCGCAGGTGCCAGAGCGAGTGCCTCAAGCTCTCTTCTTCCCGATACTGA